The following are encoded together in the Diabrotica undecimpunctata isolate CICGRU chromosome 7, icDiaUnde3, whole genome shotgun sequence genome:
- the LOC140446291 gene encoding uncharacterized protein — protein sequence MPYDYIDSFKKFCETSLPPIESFYNKLEDMPYPRRHYRRAQEVWSSFNCATLGDYVDLYMKTDILLLADIFERFRSSSLQTYNLDPAHYYTLPGFTWDAMLKYTGQELELLTDPDMHLFVERGIRGGLSQVCSKRRTRANNPYINNYDPSKPKTFLMYFDVNNQYGWAMSQYLPYGGFEWVDANIDVLSIADDASEGYILEVDLEYPQHLHDRHKDIPFCPESLNSKTMLPPTRPREQTKLMATLQDKERYVIHYRALKQALANGLILKKIHRVLKFKQAPWLKSYIDLNTNLRKAAKNEFEKDLFKLMNNAVFGKTMESVRKRVDIKLLTLWEGRYGAEARICSPLFKNAKIFSENLVAVEMRRAEIWLDKPIYIGMSILDLAKTTIYDFQYGYLAGRFGENFTTCYTDTDSVIVEIREQDPYEAMKEDCYKYFDTSDYRKDNIYGIPQVNKKVLGMMKDENKGRIMTDYIGLRAKLYTVKVAATEDELKEKRKELKDEEYEDEEIEVIIKNFRLTKKAKGVKKSVVNTKITFEDYVECLDNLKEVYASQNLIRLDKHHVYTITQSKIALSPNDDKRHHLLKSYHTLPWGHYLIDSKMDVD from the coding sequence ATGCCATATGATTATAtagattcatttaaaaaattctgtGAGACTTCTTTGCCTCCTATTGAGTCTTTTTACAATAAACTTGAAGATATGCCATATCCTCGTCGACATTATCGTCGCGCTCAAGAAGTCTGGTCATCATTCAATTGTGCAACTCTCGGGGATTATGTTGATTTATATATGAAAACtgacattcttcttcttgcagATATCTTTGAGCGATTCCGATCCAGCTCTCTTCAAACTTATAATCTTGACCCTGCTCACTATTATACTTTACCTGGTTTTACgtgggatgcaatgcttaaatatacAGGACAAGAACTGGAGCTTTTAACCGATCCTGACATGCATTTGTTTGTTGAGCGCGGCATTCGTGGTGGTTTGAGTCAAGTTTGCTCTAAAAGACGAACTCGCGCTAACAATCCATACATCAACAACTATGATCCATCTAAACCAAAAACGTTCCTTATGTATTTTGATGTTAATAATCAGTATGGTTGGGCCATGTCTCAATATCTTCCATATGGCGGTTTCGAGTGGGTCGATGCCAATATTGATGTCCTTTCCATTGCTGACGATGCTTCTGAAGGGTACATTCTCGAGGTTGATCTGGAGTACCCTCAACATCTTCATGATCGTCATAAAGATATCCCGTTTTGTCCTGAGTCTTTAAATTCTAAGACTATGCTTCCTCCTACACGTCCGCGAGAGCAGACTAAATTAATGGCCACCCTACAAGATAAAGAACGATATGTAATACATTATAGAGCACTAAAACAGGCGCTTGCAAATGGATTGATCCTGAAAAAGATACATAGAGTATTGAAATTCAAACAGGCTCCATGGTTAAAGTCATACATCGATCTTAATACAAATCTCCGGAAGGCAGCGAAAAATGAGTTTGAAAAGGATCTTTTTAAGCTTATGAATAATGCAGTGTTCGGGAAGACTATGGAATCAGTGCGCAAGCGCGTTGATATAAAGTTGCTTACTTTGTGGGAGGGTCGTTACGGAGCTGAAGCTAGAATATGTAGCCCATTGTTTAAGAATGCAAAGATTTTTAGTGAAAACTTGGTAGCTGTTGAGATGCGTAGAGCTGAAATATGGCTAGATAAACCAATCTATATCGGAATGAGTATTTTAGACTTGGCTAAAACGACAATCTATGATTTTCAATATGGATACTTAGCTGGCAGGTTCGGAGAAAACTTTACAACTTGCTATACTGATACCGATAGTGTAATCGTGGAAATACGTGAACAAGACCCATATGAGGCTATGAAAGAAGATTGCTACAAATATTTTGATACCTCAGACTATCgtaaagacaatatttatggTATCCCTCAGGTTAACAAGAAGGTGTTGGGCATGATGAAAGATGAGAATAAAGGCCGCATTATGACCGACTACATAGGTCTTCGAGCAAAATTGTACACGGTAAAAGTAGCTGCCACTGAAGATGAGCTAAAAGAAAAACGTAAAGAGTTGAAAGACGAAGAATATGAGGATGAAGAAATtgaagtaattattaaaaattttaggttAACAAAGAAGGCGAAGGGGGTAAAGAAATCTGTGGTGAACACGAAAATTACGTTTGAGGACTATGTAGAGTGTTTGGATAACTTAAAAGAGGTGTACGCTTCACAGAATCTAATACGCTTAGATAAGCACCATGTTTATACCATAACACAAAGCAAGATTGCGCTAAGCCCTAATGATGATAAAAGACATCACCTTCTGAAGTCATATCATACACTTCCGTGGGGACATTATTTAATTGATTCTAAGATGGATGTTGATTAG
- the LOC140446292 gene encoding matrix metalloproteinase-18-like: MLKGIDVLLFMLTFTSVFCNDFSEKDAIAYLNQYEQIDNSTDFSTLIINFQEKYNLPVDGLLNNATIKFMRRPRCQHSDNEFIVASPWHKQHLRWYFPQRTPKAQKDAEMAFQMWQNVSTLTFTMVTNPTLEPPDITIIMVRGTHHFRANCMGDAECPTIFVGGGGALGHSYFPHSTGTCIEIHLDITKPWHFGNDSIPEGRISFLMVLIHEIGHALGIGHSGTQSAVMYNMYQHKISGLHDDDINAIQYLYGPNNTYASIPKFTTTRKQPARSRYTTVHTPTTSSTTSRPTTSSTRPRPSKQPKNLCDIVPDFMFLATAPEFSNYRLYIARDKFIWKLDLNEMIIPSQPELLADYVPTELRQYTLQHIFQTTGGDLVTIVPPNKYFSASFPSIQYIDNFTLNIPKKAHINAIFQSNSGQSYTFYNNMSYIEFSNDFTSEVRRGWIKDIFPGIPEDISLALRWIDGHIYFFRQNTYYKFNEFTRKVIAAGPFNWNLFGVPCPNENILQQLKTLISKLVSVYN, from the coding sequence ATGTTGAAGGGAATAGACGTATTACTTTTTATGCTAACGTTCACAAGCGTATTTTGCAACGATTTCTCGGAAAAAGACGCTATTGCATATCTAAATCAATATGAACAGATCGATAATAGTACAGATTTCTCTACTTTGATAATTAACTTCCAAGAAAAGTATAATTTACCAGTGGATGGATTGCTTAATAATGCAACAATCAAATTTATGCGTCGCCCGCGTTGTCAACACAGTGATAACGAATTTATAGTGGCTTCTCCATGGCACAAACAACACCTGCGATGGTATTTTCCTCAAAGAACGCCCAAGGCCCAAAAAGACGCAGAAATGGCATTTCAGATGTGGCAAAATGTTTCAACCTTAACATTCACAATGGTTACAAATCCTACGCTAGAGCCACCAGATATAACCATAATTATGGTTAGGGGAACTCATCATTTTAGAGCAAATTGTATGGGCGATGCTGAATGTCCAACTATATTTGTTGGAGGTGGTGGTGCTTTAGGACATTCATACTTTCCTCATTCCACAGGCACCTGTATAGAAATACATTTAGATATAACGAAGCCCTGGCATTTTGGAAACGACTCTATACCTGAAGGCCGTATAAGTTTTCTTATGGTACTGATTCATGAAATTGGGCATGCTCTTGGAATCGGTCATAGTGGAACACAAAGTGCTGTCATGTATAATATGTATCAGCATAAGATTAGTGGTCTacatgatgatgatataaatGCAATACAATATCTATATGGGCCTAACAATACATATGCTTCAATCCCAAAGTTTACAACAACTCGTAAGCAACCGGCCCGCTCAAGGTATACAACGGTACATACACCAACAACTAGTTCGACAACGTCAAGACCAACAACTAGTTCGACAAGACCAAGGCCTAGTAAGCAACCGAAAAATTTGTGTGATATTGTTCCAGATTTTATGTTTCTAGCCACTGCTCCAGAGTTTTCAAATTACCGATTATATATCGCCCGCGATAAATTTATATGGAAACTAGACTTGAACGAAATGATTATTCCATCTCAGCCTGAACTTCTTGCTGATTATGTTCCTACAGAATTACGTCAATACACTTTACAACACATTTTTCAAACAACAGGCGGTGATTTGGTTACAATTGTGCCACCAAACAAATATTTCTCAGCATCCTTTCCTAGCATTCaatatattgataattttacACTTAATATACCCAAGAAGGCACACATCAATGCTATTTTTCAATCAAATTCCGGGCAATCCTATACATTTTACAACAATATgtcatatatagaattttctaatgattttactAGCGAGGTAAGAAGAGGCTGGATAAAAGACATATTTCCGGGAATACCTGAAGATATTTCACTCGCACTTCGATGGATTGATGGCCATATTTACTTTTTCCGTCAAAATACTTActataaatttaatgaatttacaAGAAAAGTTATTGCAGCAGGACCATTTAATTGGAATCTATTTGGAGTGCCTTGCCCAAACGAAAATATCTTACAACAATTAAAAACTCTAATATCTAAACTTGTATCTGTATATAATTAA